From one Streptomyces chromofuscus genomic stretch:
- a CDS encoding DUF3107 domain-containing protein has translation MEVKIGVQHAPREIVLESGQSAEEVERVVAEALAGKSQLLSLVDEHGRKVLVPADRLAYVELGEPAPRKVGFGAL, from the coding sequence GTGGAGGTCAAGATCGGCGTTCAGCACGCGCCGCGCGAGATCGTTCTGGAGAGCGGTCAGAGTGCCGAAGAGGTCGAGCGCGTGGTGGCCGAGGCGCTGGCCGGCAAGTCGCAGCTGCTCAGCCTCGTGGACGAGCATGGCCGCAAGGTGCTGGTCCCGGCCGACCGGCTCGCGTACGTGGAGCTCGGCGAGCCGGCACCGCGCAAGGTGGGCTTCGGCGCGCTGTAG
- a CDS encoding TetR/AcrR family transcriptional regulator: protein MTAIEQTEAARPRGTRLPRRARRNQLLGAAQEVFVAQGYHAAAMDDIAERAGVSKPVLYQHFPGKLDLYLALLDQHCESLIQSVRNALASTTDNKQRVRATMDAYFAYVEDDGGAFRLVFESDLTNEPAVRERVDKVTNECAEAICDVIAEDTGLSRAESMLLASGLGGLAQVVARSWLHSDRSVPRDQAVQLLTSLAWRGIAGFPLHGNEHGHH, encoded by the coding sequence GTGACAGCCATCGAGCAAACTGAGGCAGCACGCCCGCGGGGTACGCGCCTGCCGCGCCGTGCCCGTCGGAACCAGCTGCTGGGCGCCGCCCAGGAAGTCTTCGTGGCCCAGGGCTACCACGCGGCCGCGATGGACGACATCGCCGAGCGTGCCGGTGTCAGCAAGCCGGTGCTCTACCAGCACTTCCCGGGCAAGCTGGACCTCTACCTGGCCCTGCTGGACCAGCACTGCGAGTCGTTGATCCAGTCCGTGCGCAACGCGCTCGCGTCGACCACCGACAACAAGCAGCGCGTGCGGGCCACGATGGACGCGTACTTCGCCTACGTCGAGGACGACGGCGGCGCATTCCGGCTCGTCTTCGAGTCGGACCTGACGAACGAGCCCGCCGTGCGCGAGCGCGTCGACAAGGTCACGAACGAGTGCGCGGAGGCGATCTGTGACGTGATCGCCGAGGACACCGGGCTCTCGCGCGCGGAGTCGATGCTGCTCGCCTCCGGCCTCGGCGGCCTCGCCCAGGTGGTGGCGCGTTCCTGGCTGCACAGCGACCGCAGTGTGCCGCGCGACCAGGCGGTGCAGTTGCTCACCTCCCTGGCGTGGCGGGGCATCGCCGGCTTCCCGCTGCACGGGAACGAGCACGGGCACCACTGA